Sequence from the Amycolatopsis sp. NBC_00345 genome:
TTCCGCGGGCAACCTCGGTCCCAGCCTGCCGAGCCCGGCCGCGGCCAGGCAAGCGCAGGCCCCGACCAGCACCCAGGGTAACCAGCTGGACACGGAGAACAAGGCGACCACCGCCGGGGCCAGCACCTGCGCGACGGTGAACGCGTACTGGAACGCCGCGAGGTAGCGCCCCTTCGCCTCCGGCGGCGCCGCGGCCTCGGCGAGCGCGCCGGAGCGCGGGCCGAAGACCAGGTCGCCCGCCGCGTAGACCAGCGTGGCCGCCAGCAGGTAGGGCGGCTGCCACGCGGGCGGGACCAGCAGCACGCCGAGACTGGCCAGGCACCACGCGGCGAACAGGGCGGAGCCGCCCCGCATGGCGTCGATGCGGTTGAGCCGCCGGGTGAGCCGCAGCGCGAGGGTGCCGCCGAACGTGGTGACCACGGTGAGCACGACCAGGATCGTGCCGGGCAGCCAGGTCGGCCCGTGCAGCAGGTCGAGCACGAACACGGGGGTCCCGACCAGGAAGAAGTCCAGGGAGAGGCCGAACATCCCGCTGAACAGGATGAGCGCGAGGTACGGCCGGTTGCGCAGGACGCCGGCGTGCACCGGCGCCCGCCGGGGCGGCCGGGCCGCGGGCCGGACGACCAGCGCGACCACCGCGGCGGCGACCAGGAAGGTGCCGATGTCCACGGCGAGCGCCACGCTGTAGCCCGCGTCGCCGTACCAGGTCAGGAAAACCGACGAGGTGAGCCCGCCGAGCCCGAACCCGCCGGCCCGCGCCATGCCGACCTCCGCGAACGGCCGGTCCTTCGGCACGTCACCCGCGACGTCCGCGATGAGGGCGAACAGCGAGCTGTAGAACAACTGTTGCCCGGCGCCCAGCAGCACCGCCGCGGCGACCACCTCGGCGACGCCGTCCGCCAGCACGTACGCGCCCGCCCCGGCCGCCTGCAGCAGCTGCGCGCAGACCACGACCACCCGCGGCCCGGTCCGGTCCACCAGCCGTCCGGCCAGCGGCGGCACCAGCAGCCCGGCCGTCGTCCCGAGCGTCACGGCGGTCCCCGCGAGCGCGAGCGGCACGCCCACCACCCGCGTGACGTAGACGAGGGCGAGCGGCAGGAAGAGGCCCGAGCCGAAGTTGTCGATCCCCAGCGCACACAGCAGTGCCACCCGGCTCCGCGTCACATGATCGACGCTACCTCCGGGCCCCCGCGGGGGGTCAGGTCCGGAAGGAGACTTCGCCGGGGCCCGAATGCCACTGCCGGTAGAGCGCACCACGGCGAACGCACACTGGCGGGTCCGAATGCGGGGCACTCGGGCACAAACGCCGTTAAGGCCTCCTTACCCGCGTGCCACGCGGGTAAGGAGGCCTTAACGGACAGCCTGGGGTCAGTTCAGCGTCCCCGTGTGGCGGGCGAACTCGTCCTCCGGTTCGAGCACCACGTCGTGGCGCAGCGAGGCGCCGGTGGCCACCGGCAGGAGTTCGCTGTGCGGCTCGTGGTCGTAGGCCGACACGGTCAGCGTGTACGAACCCGCCGGCAGCCCGGTGAAGGAGTACGTGCCGTCGCCGCCCGTGAGGGACGAGGCGACGACCGCGCCGGCGCTGTCGGTGACCGTCAGGATCGCGCCGGGGACCGCGGCGTGGCGGCCGGCGGTGCGGACGCGGCCGGTGAAGCCGCCCGTGCCGTCCAGCAGCAGGTCGTGCCAGACCGGGCGCTCGGCCAGGTGCACCGTCGACACGCTGGGGCGCAGCGAGCCGGCCGTGGCCAGCAGGACGTGCTTGCCCTCGGCGGTCGCGCTCAGCGAGTACTCGCCGGTGCGACCGGTGCGGCCGACGTCGACCTGGCGGCCCGACGCGTCCGTCAGCGTGAGCACCACACCCGAGACCGGGCGGCCGTGGGCGTCCAGCACGCGGCCGCGCAGCGACGTCGTGACGTCCCCGCCGACGGCCTCGATCTCGACGACGGCGGGCGCGGAATCCGCGTCCAGGGTCCGGCGCAGCGGGACCTCCTTCATGAAGATCACCGCCAGGAACGTCACCACCGCGATGATGCCCGCGAACAGGAACACCGTGCCCGTGGCGTCACCGAAGGCGGCGCGCACCAGTGGCTGCAACGCGACCGGCAGCGAGCCGATGTCGAGGGTCCCGCCACCGCCGTGCACCGCGCCGCCGGCCGGGATGCCGAGGTGCGAGAACGAGTTCGTGATGTTCGTGGCGACGTTCGCCGAGAGCACCGCGCCCAGCGCCGACACCCCCGCCGCGCCACCGAGCGAGCGGAAGAACGTGACCACCGAGGAGGACGCGCCCATGTCCTTCATCGCGACGGTGTTCTGCACGACCAGCACCAGGTTCTGCATCAGGAACCCGAGCCCGATGCCCACGAGCGCGAGGTAGCCGCCCATCAGCGTCAGGTCGGTCGTGTGGTCCACCGTGCTGAGCAGGAACAGCCCGGCCAGCAGCGACGCGCCGCCGGCCACCATGAACGGCTTGGTGCGGCCCGTGCGCGAGATGACCTGGCCGGCGCTGGTCGACGCGAGCGCGAGGCCCAGCACCAGCGGCAGGGTCATCAGGCCGGCGTGCGTGGGCGAGAACCCGCGGGAGATCTGGTAGTACTGCCCGAGGAAGACCGAGCCGCCGAACATCGCGGTGCCCACGGCCAGCGAGCCCAGCACCGACAGCGTGAACGTGCGGTTGCGGAACAGGCGCAGCGGGATCACGGGCTCCGCGGCGCGCGATTCGACGAACATCGCCAGCGCCAGCGAGACCACCGCGCCGCCGACGTACGCGACGCTCGACCACGAGGCCCAGCCGAAGCTCGTCCCGGCCAGCGAGACCCAGATCAGCAGCAGGGCGACGCCACCGACCAGCAGGGTCGCGCCCAGCCAGTCGATCCGCACCTTGCGCTTGAGCACCGGCAGCTTCAGCGTGCGGCCGAGCACCACGAACGCGATCACCGCGATCGGCACGCAGACCCAGAAGCACCAGCGCCAGCCCAGCGGCGAGTCCACGATCAGGCCGCCGATCAGCGGCCCGGAGACCGTGGCGACAGCGAACACCGCGCCGGTGTAACCGGAGTACTTGCCGCGGTCGCGGGGCGCGATCATCGCGGCGATGACCACCTGGATCAGCGCCTGCAGCCCGCCGAGGCCAACACCCTGCAGCGCGCGGTACGCGATCAGCTCGGGCATCGACCCGGAGATGCCGCCCAGCGCCGAGCCGACCGTGAAGATCACGATCGCCAGCTGGTAGAGCAGCTTCTTGCTGAACAGGTCCGACAGCTTGCCCCAGATCGGGGTGGTCGCGGTGGACGTCAGCAGGGTCGCCGTGACGACCCAGGTGTACTGGCTCTGCGAGCCGTGCAGGTCCGTGATGATGGTCGGCAGCGCGTTCGACACGATGGTCGAGGACAGCATCGCCACCAGCAGGGCCAGCAACAGGCCGGAGAAGGCCTTCATGATCTGCCGGTGCGTCATCGGCTCACCGGTAACCGTGGTACTCAACTCTCTTCACTCACTTTCCCGACGTTCAGGCTTGATCCGCCGCGCAGGCGGGGCTGCCCAGCACCGCGCGCAGATCGCCGTTCATTTCGGCGAGCCGGGTCGTCAGGTCGGCGATCCGTTCCTCGTCCCATCCCACGAGCGCCTTCTCGAAGAAGGCCAGGTACTGGGTGCGCCAGCGGTCCAGCTCGTTCCGGCCCTTCTCGGACACGCTGATCAGCGACGCGCGCCCGTCTTCCGGAGCCGGGCGGCGGTCGATCAGGCCCGCGGCCTGCAGCTGGGCGATCTGGCGGCTGACCACGGAGAGGTCGACCAGCCGGCGCTTCGCCAGCTCGGACGGCCGCGCTTCACCGTGTTTCACGAGATCGGACAGGAGCATGCCCGCGGCCGGGTGCAGTCCGGGCTCCTCCTGCCACGCCTGCATGATCCACAGGTGCTGGAGCTGGGACGAAGTCTTCAGCTCCCGCATCAACTCGACCCTGACGTCTTCGGCAGAGCTCATCGGATCCTCCCGGGCCGGGCGCCGGTGGGCACCCAATTGGTTGTGCAATACAAGTTTATCGTCGGAAGGTTGCGTAGGGCAACTATCTATCCGGTGAGCTGCCCCACGTCGCCCAGCCGGCCGGTAACCCGACCGGAGCAACGTTGCGGGCAAAGGGGCCCAAGGCGGCTACTCTGCGGACGAGCCACGTCAAGCCGACGTCGCGACAGCTTCGAGCAGCATGTCCGGGAGAACGAGGTGGAGCAGTGGTGAATTCCCGCGGGAACGCCGGGACGAGACGGCGCGAGCCGCGGCCGCCGGATCAGGCCGCCGCCCGCTCGTGACGCCCCCGCCCGTCCCCGTGCACCACTCCCGACCAGCGAACGACAGCCCATGACAGCCGATTCGGTCAGCCCGATCCCCCGCTCGGCCGCGCCCCGCGAGGCGCCGGCCGCGGTCACCGCGATGGTGCGGCTGATCCGTGACACCTGGGCGAAGTCCGAGCCGTTCATCCCGGAGATCTCGCAGTTCTTCTACGGGATGCTGTTCACCCTCGCCCCGGTCACCCGCGACTTCTTCCCCATCAACATGGAGGTGCAGCGCGGCCGGCTGGTGCGCGCCCTCGTGCACATCGTGCAGATGGTGGACCGGCCCGACGACCTGGTGCCGTTCCTGCGCCAGCTCGGCCGCGACCACCGCAAGTTCGGCGTCATCCCGCGGCACTACGAGGCCGTCGGCACGGCGCTGCTCGCGGCGCTGAAGAACCACCTCGGGCCCGAGTGGACGCCGGCCGTCGAACGCGCGTGGGCGGAGGCGTTCACCATCGTCGCGCGCGCCATGCAGGAGGCCGCCGCGGCCGACGCGAACCCGGCGTCGTGGCAGGCCACCGTGGTCGAGCACCGGCGGCTGACCTGGGACCTCGCGCTGGTGCGCGTGGTACCGGCCCAGCCCGTGCCGTTCCTGCCGGGGCAGTACATGAGCGTGGAGGTACCGCAGCGCCCACGGTTGTGGCGCTACCTCTCGCCGGCGAACGCGCCGCGAGAGGACGGCGGGATCGAGTTCCACGTGCGCGCCGTCGACGGCGGCTGGGTTTCGCGCGCCATCGTGAGCCACACGCAGCCCGGTGACGTCTGGCGGCTCGGGCCGCCGCTCGGGCGGATGGCCGTGGACCGCGAGCGCTCGCGCGGGGTGCTGATGGTCGCCGGCGGCACCGGCGTCGCGCCGCTGCGCTCGATCCTCGACCACCTGGCCCTGTGGGGCGAGAACCCGAAAACCCACCTGTTCTACGGCGGCCCGTCCCGCGACGACCTGTACGACCTCGAGGAGCTGCGGGCGCTGTCCTCGACCAACCCGTGGCTCACCGTGACGCCCGTGGTCGAGCGCGGCGACCACCTGCCGGGCTGTGAGCAGGGCACCCTCGCGGAGGCCGTCACTCGTTATGGCGCCTGGTCGGATCACGACATCCTCGTGTCCGGCTCGCCTTCGATGATCCGCGCGACGGTGTCGCGGATGCTCGTCGCGGGCAGCGTGCTGGGCCAGATCCAGTACGACCCGTTCACCATCGACTGAGCGAATCACGCCGGTTCCTGACCAACGAAAAGCGTTCCGGGCCAACGGAAAACGTCGAAGATCGTTTTTACTGAGCGCCAGAGGGCATTGACCCGACGTATTGGTTATTGCTCCGTTCGAGCGGGAAAACCGTTGGCTTCACCAGTTTTCCGGGCATCCGGCCTACAGTCTTGTTCTCTCGGGGGCGGCTCGCGTTAGCAAAGCCGCGTGGGTAACTGGAAATGCTTGGCCGGACTGGAGAAAACCGTTCCCGATGAGCTCTGAATCCCTGAAGTACGATCTTTCGGCGCGCCCTGCCCCCGCCGCCGCCCCCGCCCGCGGGACCGAGAACGCCCGGCTCATCCGCGAGAGTTTCGCGCTGGTGGAACCGAAAGCCGAGGAGCTGGCCCAATACTTCTACGGCGCGTTGTTCGTGATCGCCCCGGACGCCCGTGATCTTTTCCCCATCACCATGACGACCCAGCGCGACCGGTTGCTGCGCGCGCTGGTGTACGTGGTGCAGATGGTGGACCGCCCGGACGAACTCGTCACGTTCCTCGGCCAGCTGGGCCGTGACCACCGGAAGTTCGACGTGCTGACGCGCCACTACGACGCCGTGGGAACGGCACTGGTGAGCGCGTTGAAACGTTTCCTGAAGGACGCCTGGACACCCGAGGTGGAAACGGCGTGGACCTCGGCGTACGGGCTGATCTCCGAGACCATGCGCAAGGCCGCGTCCGCCGAAACCGGGCCCGCCTGGTGGAGCGGAACCGTGCTGGAGCACCGGAAGCTCTCGCGTGACATCGCGCTGGTGCGGGTGCAGACCGAGCACCTCCTGCCGTACCGCGCCGGCGGTTACGTGAGCGTGGAAGTGCCGCAGCGGCCGCGGCTGTGGCGTTACCTCTCGCCGGCGACGGCGCCGCGCGACGACGGGCTGCTGACCTTCCACGTCCGCTCGGTGCCGGGCGGCTGGGTCTCGCGCGCCATCGTGAACCACGCCCGGGCTGGGGATGTGTGGCGGCTGGGGCCGCCGCTGGGCGCGCTCTCGGTGACACCGGTGGCGGACCAGCGGCCGTTGCTGATGATCGCGGGCGGCACCGGCATCACGCCACTGCTGTCCATCCTGGACGACCTCGCGCGCTGGAAGCGAAACCCGCCCGTCCACCTGTTCTTCGGCGGGCGCCGGCCCGGTGACCTCTACGCGCTGGACGAGCTGAGACGGCTGGCCGTCACCGCGCCATGGCTGACGGTGACGCCGGTGACGGAGGAGGGCGCGGTCTCCGGCGGCGACCGGGGCACCCTGGCCGCCGCTGTGACGCAGCGTGGCAAGTGGAAGAAGCACAACGTGCTGGTGTCGGGCTCACCGCCGATGATCCGCGCGACGATCGCGAAGCTGCTGGCGGCCGGCGTGGACCTGGAACGCATCTCGTACGATCCGTTCACCATCGACTGATTTGTCCATTTCGGACAGAGCGCCGGCGGGCTAAGGTCGGGGCATGGAGATCCGGATCCCCGCCGCGGACGGCGGCATCAAGGGCTACCTGGCCACCCCCGAAGGCGACGGGCCCTTCCCCGGCCTGGTGATCATCCACGACGCGATCGGCCTGTCGCAGGACGCGCGGAACATCACCGACCGGTTCGCCGCCGAGGGCTACCTGGCGCTGAGCCCCGACCTGTACTCGCGCGGCGGTTTCTTCCGCTGTGTGAAGCGCGTGTTCAGCGAGCTGTTCGCCCGCTCGGGCCGCGCGTACGACGACATCGAGGCGGCCCGCTCGCTCGTGGCCGCGCGCCCGGACGCGACCGGCAAGGTCGGCGTCGTCGGCTACTGCCTGGGCGGTGGCTTCGCGCTGGTCGCGGCGTCACGCGAGTTCGACGCCTCCGCGCCCTACTACGGCCAGCTGCCCCGCGACCTGTCCGCTTTGGACGGCGCCTGCCCCATAGTCGCCAGCTTCGGCCGCCGCGACCCGACCCTGCGCGGCGCGGCCGCGAAACTCGAAGCGGAACTGGAGTCCCGCGGCATCCCGCACGACGTCAAGGAGTACCCCGACGCCGGCCACAGCTTCGCGAACAAGATGGGCCCGGCCCCGCTGCAGGCCCTGGTGCGCATCGCGAACTTCGGCTACCACGAGCCTTCGGACTCCGACGCCTGGAAGCGGGTGACCGGGTTCTTCGCCGAGCACCTGAAATGACTCGTGAGTGTTTATGACGGTTCTAACCGTCATAAACACTCACGAGCTGTTCAGCGGTGCTTGGGTTTCCAGACCACCAGCGACGTCTGCTGCCGCATCGGGACGAGGTCCTTGCGGTAGGAGGCGTGGACCGCGGCGGCCGCCTGCTCGGCGGCCGCGTAGGCCGCGGCGATCTCCTCGGTCAGCTCGTGCACGCGGGCGCGCAGGGCGTCGACCTGGTTCTCCAGCTCGATGATGCGCTTGACGCCCGCGAGGTTGACGCCGGCCTCCTGCGAGAGGCGTTGCACCTCGCGCAGCAGGGCGATGTCACGCATCGAGTAGCGACGGCCGCCGCCGGAGGTGCGGCCCGGCGAGACCAGGCCCTGGCGGTCGTAGGAGCGCAACGTCTGGGCGTGCAGCCCCGAGAGCTGCGCCGCCACCGAAATCACGAACACCGGCGTGTCCTCGTCCGCGCCGTGTGGGAGTCCCGGTAGTCCGCCGAACATCACCCTCACCTGCCTTCGAGCAACTCGGTGATCTGGGGCCGCGGGTCGTGGCCCTTGATCGACTCGGCGTAGGCCTCGAGCGCCGAGCGCGCCTTGTCATCCAGTTTGGCCGGAACCTCGGCCTGCAGGGTCACCAGCAGGTCACCCTGTGAGCCGTCCCGCTTCTGAATGCCCTTTCCCCGCACGCGCAACACTCGGCCACTCGCGGTACCCGCGGGCACCTTGAGTGACACCTTGCCGTCCAGCGTGGGCACCGTGACGGTGGTGCCCAGCGCCAGCTCGGTGAAGTCCACCGGCACGGTCAGCGTCAGGTTCAGGTCCTTGCGGCCGAACAGCGGGTGCGGCGCGACGTGCACGCGTACGTACAGGTCACCGGCCTGCGCGCCGCCCCGGCCCGGCTCGCCTTGCGCGGCCAGGCGGATCCGCTGGTCGTCGTCGACGCCCGGCGGGATGCGCACGGTCAGCGTGCGGGTGCGGGTGCTGATGCCCTCGCCACCGCACTCCGGGCACGGGTCGTCGATCAGCTGGCCGCGGCCTCGGCAGTCTCGGCACGGCTCGGAGAACGCGAACGCGCCCTGGCTGCGGCTGACCAGGCCGGACCCGCTGCAGGTCGGGCAGGTGCGCGGCGACGTGCCCGGCTTCGCGCCGCTGCCGCCGCACGTCGAGCACGTGGCCGGGCTCGACAGCCGCAACGGCAGGGTCGCGCCCTTGACCGCCTCGGTGAAGTCGATCCGGACGTCGGTCTCGACGTCGGCCCCGCGCTGCGGACGGTTCGCCGACGCGCCCGCCGGGCCACCCCGGCCACGGCCGAAGATGCCGCCCAGTATGTCGCCGAGCCCGCCGAAGCCGCCCTGCTGCGCACCGGTCTGGCTGAAGATGTCGCCCATGTCGAAGCCACCGGCCCCGCCGGCACCGCCGCCGGGGAAGCCGCCGAACCCGCCCGCGCCGCCGGCGCCGAAGAGGCTCTTGGCCTCGTCGTACTCCTTGCGCTTGGCCGGGTCGGACAGCACGCCGTAGGCCTCGGAGACGGCCTTGAACTTGTTCTCCGCCTCCGTGTTGCCCGCGTTGGCGTCCGGGTGGTTTTCCTTGGCCAGCTTGCGGTAGGCCTTCTTGATCTCGTCCGCGGTGGCGTCGGAGGAGACACCCAGCTCCCGGTAGAAGTCCTTACCGATCCATTCCCGAGCACTCACCGGGTGCCTCCTCCTTCCACTGTGGAACGACAGTTACTTCTGGTTCGGCTCATCGATCGACCCGTCGAGCGGCAGCTCGCCGCCGACGGGCGGGTCGACCGGAGCGTCCGCGCCCGGCTCGTGGTCGGTGACCGCGACGAGCGCCGCGCGCAGCACCCGGTCCCCGAAGCGGTAGCCGCGGCGCATGACCACGGTGACCGTCGGGCCCGCCACGTCCGGCGAGGTGTTGTGCTGGACGGCCTCGTGCACGCTCGGGTCGAAGGGCTCGCCCTCCGCGCCGAACGACTCCAGGCCGGCCCGCTGCAGACCGCTGACCAGCTTGTCGCCGACCGCCTTGAACGCACCGGTCAGGTCGCCGTGCTGCTCCGCGCGCTCGAGGTCGTCGAGCAGGGGCAGCATGTCCTCGACCACGGACGCCTTGGCGCGCAGCACCACGGCCTCGCGGTCACGGTCCACCCGCTTGCGGTAGTTCGCGTACTCCGCCTGCAAACGCTGCAGGTCGGCAGTGCGCTCGGCCAGCTGCTTCTCGACGTCGGACGCCACCGAGACGGCGTCGTCCACGACCGAGTCGCCGAGCGAGGGGCCCGCGTGCTTGCCCGCGAGCTCCTCCTCGGCCGGCACTGGCGCTTCACTTTCCGGGGCAGGTGGGCGGACCTCGCCGGTCTGCGGGTCGACCCGCCGCCGGTCACGCACGACCACCGGTTCGTCCGGGCCCCGGCCCTCGGTGTCCTCGTGTCGTGGGGTCACTTCTTCTCGTCCTCTTCCACGATCTCGGCGTCGACCACGTCGTCGGCCTTGGCCTGGCCGGCTCCGCCCGCGGCGCCACCGGCCGCGCCCGCGGCGCCACCGGCCGCGCCCGCGGCACCCGCGTCGGCACCCGGAGCGCCTTCGGCGTTCGCGTTGGCGTACAGCGCGGTGCCCAGCTCCTGCGAAGCCGTGTTCAGCTTCTCGATGGACTCGCGGATCTTGGCCGAGTCGGTGCCCTTCAGCGCCTCGTTCGACTCGTCGATCGCGGTCTTGACCTTGCCCTTGAGGTCCTCGGGCAGCTTGTCGTCGTTGTCCTTGAGGAACTTCTCGGTCTGGTAGACCAGCGTCTCGGCCTGGTTGCGCGTCTCGGCCTCTTCGCGGCGGGTCTTGTCCTCCTCGGCGTGCGCCTCGGCGTCCTTGACCATCCGGTCGATGTCGTCCTTCGGCAGCGCGGAGCCGCCGGTGATCGTCATCGACTGCTCCTTGTTCGTGCCCAGGTCCTTCGCGGTCACGTGCACGATGCCGTTGGCGTCGATGTCGAAGGTGACCTCGATCTGCGGCACGCCACGCGGGGCGGGCGGCAGGCCGGTCAGCTCGAACATGCCGAGCTTCTTGTTGTGCGCGGCGATCTCGCGCTCACCCTGGAACACCTGGATCTGCACCGACGGCTGGTTGTCGTCCGCGGTGGAGAAGGTCTCCGAGCGCTTGGTCGGGATCGTGGTGTTGCGCTCGATGAGCTTGGTGAACACGCCGCCCTTGGTCTCGATGCCCAGCGAAAGCGGGGTCACGTCGAGCAGCAGGACGTCCTTGACCTCGCCCTTGAGCACACCGGCCTGCAGCGCCGCGCCGACCGCGACGACCTCGTCCGGGTTCACGCCCTTGTTCGGCTCGCGCCCGCCGGTCAGCTCCTTGACCAGCTCGGCCACGGCCGGCATGCGGGTGGAACCACCCACGAGCACGACGTGGTCGATGTCGCCGACCGAGGTGCCCGCGTCACGGATGACGTTGTTGAACGGGTTGCGGGTGCGCTCGAGCAGGTCCGAGGTGATCTTCTGGAACTCGGCGCGCGAGAGCGTCTCGTCGAGGAACAGCGGGTTCTTGTCGCCGTCCACGGTGATGTACGGCAGGTTGATGCTGGCGGAGTTGGAGCTGGACAGCTCGATCTTCGCCTTCTCCGCCGCCTCGCGGATGCGCTGCAGCGCCATCTTGTCGCGGGTCAGGTCGATGCCGTTGGTGGCCTTGAACTTGTCGACCAGCCACTTGACGATGCGCTCGTCCCAGTCGTCACCGCCGAGGTGGTTGTCGCCGGAGGTCGCGCGGACCTCGACCACACCCTCGCCGATCTCCAGCAGCGAGACGTCGAACGTGCCGCCACCGAGGTCGAAGACCAGGATGGTCTGCTCCTTCTCGCCCTTGTCCAGGCCGTACGCCAGCGCGGCGGCGGTCGGCTCGTTGACGATGCGGAGCACGTTCAGGCCGGCGATCTGCCCGGCCTCCTTGGTGGCCTGCCGCTGGGCGTCCTCGAAGTACGCCGGGACGGTGATCACCGCGTCGGTGATCTCCTCGCCCAGGTACGACTCGGCGTCGCGCTTCAGCTTCATCAGC
This genomic interval carries:
- a CDS encoding MFS transporter; its protein translation is MTRSRVALLCALGIDNFGSGLFLPLALVYVTRVVGVPLALAGTAVTLGTTAGLLVPPLAGRLVDRTGPRVVVVCAQLLQAAGAGAYVLADGVAEVVAAAVLLGAGQQLFYSSLFALIADVAGDVPKDRPFAEVGMARAGGFGLGGLTSSVFLTWYGDAGYSVALAVDIGTFLVAAAVVALVVRPAARPPRRAPVHAGVLRNRPYLALILFSGMFGLSLDFFLVGTPVFVLDLLHGPTWLPGTILVVLTVVTTFGGTLALRLTRRLNRIDAMRGGSALFAAWCLASLGVLLVPPAWQPPYLLAATLVYAAGDLVFGPRSGALAEAAAPPEAKGRYLAAFQYAFTVAQVLAPAVVALFSVSSWLPWVLVGACACLAAAGLGRLGPRLPAEAVTPIQS
- a CDS encoding MFS transporter, with translation MTHRQIMKAFSGLLLALLVAMLSSTIVSNALPTIITDLHGSQSQYTWVVTATLLTSTATTPIWGKLSDLFSKKLLYQLAIVIFTVGSALGGISGSMPELIAYRALQGVGLGGLQALIQVVIAAMIAPRDRGKYSGYTGAVFAVATVSGPLIGGLIVDSPLGWRWCFWVCVPIAVIAFVVLGRTLKLPVLKRKVRIDWLGATLLVGGVALLLIWVSLAGTSFGWASWSSVAYVGGAVVSLALAMFVESRAAEPVIPLRLFRNRTFTLSVLGSLAVGTAMFGGSVFLGQYYQISRGFSPTHAGLMTLPLVLGLALASTSAGQVISRTGRTKPFMVAGGASLLAGLFLLSTVDHTTDLTLMGGYLALVGIGLGFLMQNLVLVVQNTVAMKDMGASSSVVTFFRSLGGAAGVSALGAVLSANVATNITNSFSHLGIPAGGAVHGGGGTLDIGSLPVALQPLVRAAFGDATGTVFLFAGIIAVVTFLAVIFMKEVPLRRTLDADSAPAVVEIEAVGGDVTTSLRGRVLDAHGRPVSGVVLTLTDASGRQVDVGRTGRTGEYSLSATAEGKHVLLATAGSLRPSVSTVHLAERPVWHDLLLDGTGGFTGRVRTAGRHAAVPGAILTVTDSAGAVVASSLTGGDGTYSFTGLPAGSYTLTVSAYDHEPHSELLPVATGASLRHDVVLEPEDEFARHTGTLN
- a CDS encoding MarR family winged helix-turn-helix transcriptional regulator, whose translation is MSSAEDVRVELMRELKTSSQLQHLWIMQAWQEEPGLHPAAGMLLSDLVKHGEARPSELAKRRLVDLSVVSRQIAQLQAAGLIDRRPAPEDGRASLISVSEKGRNELDRWRTQYLAFFEKALVGWDEERIADLTTRLAEMNGDLRAVLGSPACAADQA
- a CDS encoding globin domain-containing protein, which translates into the protein MTADSVSPIPRSAAPREAPAAVTAMVRLIRDTWAKSEPFIPEISQFFYGMLFTLAPVTRDFFPINMEVQRGRLVRALVHIVQMVDRPDDLVPFLRQLGRDHRKFGVIPRHYEAVGTALLAALKNHLGPEWTPAVERAWAEAFTIVARAMQEAAAADANPASWQATVVEHRRLTWDLALVRVVPAQPVPFLPGQYMSVEVPQRPRLWRYLSPANAPREDGGIEFHVRAVDGGWVSRAIVSHTQPGDVWRLGPPLGRMAVDRERSRGVLMVAGGTGVAPLRSILDHLALWGENPKTHLFYGGPSRDDLYDLEELRALSSTNPWLTVTPVVERGDHLPGCEQGTLAEAVTRYGAWSDHDILVSGSPSMIRATVSRMLVAGSVLGQIQYDPFTID
- a CDS encoding globin domain-containing protein, which codes for MSSESLKYDLSARPAPAAAPARGTENARLIRESFALVEPKAEELAQYFYGALFVIAPDARDLFPITMTTQRDRLLRALVYVVQMVDRPDELVTFLGQLGRDHRKFDVLTRHYDAVGTALVSALKRFLKDAWTPEVETAWTSAYGLISETMRKAASAETGPAWWSGTVLEHRKLSRDIALVRVQTEHLLPYRAGGYVSVEVPQRPRLWRYLSPATAPRDDGLLTFHVRSVPGGWVSRAIVNHARAGDVWRLGPPLGALSVTPVADQRPLLMIAGGTGITPLLSILDDLARWKRNPPVHLFFGGRRPGDLYALDELRRLAVTAPWLTVTPVTEEGAVSGGDRGTLAAAVTQRGKWKKHNVLVSGSPPMIRATIAKLLAAGVDLERISYDPFTID
- a CDS encoding dienelactone hydrolase family protein, which translates into the protein MEIRIPAADGGIKGYLATPEGDGPFPGLVIIHDAIGLSQDARNITDRFAAEGYLALSPDLYSRGGFFRCVKRVFSELFARSGRAYDDIEAARSLVAARPDATGKVGVVGYCLGGGFALVAASREFDASAPYYGQLPRDLSALDGACPIVASFGRRDPTLRGAAAKLEAELESRGIPHDVKEYPDAGHSFANKMGPAPLQALVRIANFGYHEPSDSDAWKRVTGFFAEHLK
- a CDS encoding heat shock protein transcriptional repressor HspR, producing the protein MFGGLPGLPHGADEDTPVFVISVAAQLSGLHAQTLRSYDRQGLVSPGRTSGGGRRYSMRDIALLREVQRLSQEAGVNLAGVKRIIELENQVDALRARVHELTEEIAAAYAAAEQAAAAVHASYRKDLVPMRQQTSLVVWKPKHR
- the dnaJ gene encoding molecular chaperone DnaJ codes for the protein MSAREWIGKDFYRELGVSSDATADEIKKAYRKLAKENHPDANAGNTEAENKFKAVSEAYGVLSDPAKRKEYDEAKSLFGAGGAGGFGGFPGGGAGGAGGFDMGDIFSQTGAQQGGFGGLGDILGGIFGRGRGGPAGASANRPQRGADVETDVRIDFTEAVKGATLPLRLSSPATCSTCGGSGAKPGTSPRTCPTCSGSGLVSRSQGAFAFSEPCRDCRGRGQLIDDPCPECGGEGISTRTRTLTVRIPPGVDDDQRIRLAAQGEPGRGGAQAGDLYVRVHVAPHPLFGRKDLNLTLTVPVDFTELALGTTVTVPTLDGKVSLKVPAGTASGRVLRVRGKGIQKRDGSQGDLLVTLQAEVPAKLDDKARSALEAYAESIKGHDPRPQITELLEGR
- the grpE gene encoding nucleotide exchange factor GrpE; its protein translation is MTPRHEDTEGRGPDEPVVVRDRRRVDPQTGEVRPPAPESEAPVPAEEELAGKHAGPSLGDSVVDDAVSVASDVEKQLAERTADLQRLQAEYANYRKRVDRDREAVVLRAKASVVEDMLPLLDDLERAEQHGDLTGAFKAVGDKLVSGLQRAGLESFGAEGEPFDPSVHEAVQHNTSPDVAGPTVTVVMRRGYRFGDRVLRAALVAVTDHEPGADAPVDPPVGGELPLDGSIDEPNQK